In Paeniglutamicibacter kerguelensis, one genomic interval encodes:
- the kynA gene encoding tryptophan 2,3-dioxygenase — MACPHAQTPEGAREIEDSVRTDFRNTMSYGSYLDLERILSAQHPVSVPEHHDEMLFIIQHQTSELWLKLMLHELVESRRLMDNDEMGKALKCLARVKHIQKTLTEQWSVLATLTPREYAQFRDSLGSSSGFQSFQYRAVEFILGNKHEGMLKVFESDPAAHELLSKLLREPTVYDAFLHALSRAGYAIPEAILNRDVTKPWVFHEALVPVFKDIYESDDTAWSLYQACEDLVDLEDNFQAWRFRHMRVVQRTIGFKKGTGGSSGVDFLKRALDLTFFPELFAVRTEIGK, encoded by the coding sequence ATGGCTTGCCCGCACGCACAGACGCCCGAAGGCGCCCGCGAAATTGAAGACTCCGTCCGCACCGACTTCCGCAACACCATGTCGTATGGAAGCTACCTGGACCTGGAGCGCATCCTTTCGGCGCAGCATCCGGTCAGCGTCCCGGAACACCACGATGAAATGCTCTTTATCATCCAGCACCAAACCAGCGAACTGTGGCTCAAGTTGATGCTGCATGAATTGGTGGAGTCCCGCCGACTGATGGACAACGACGAAATGGGCAAGGCATTGAAGTGTCTGGCGCGCGTCAAGCACATCCAAAAGACACTCACCGAGCAGTGGTCGGTCCTGGCTACGCTGACCCCCCGCGAGTACGCGCAGTTCCGCGATTCCCTCGGCTCTTCCTCCGGCTTCCAGTCCTTCCAGTACCGCGCCGTTGAATTCATCCTGGGCAACAAGCACGAAGGCATGCTCAAGGTCTTCGAATCCGATCCGGCCGCCCACGAATTGCTGTCCAAGTTGCTGCGCGAACCCACCGTCTACGATGCGTTCCTTCATGCGCTTTCCCGTGCCGGCTACGCCATTCCCGAAGCGATCCTCAACCGCGACGTCACCAAGCCGTGGGTGTTCCACGAGGCGCTGGTTCCCGTTTTCAAGGACATCTATGAATCCGACGACACCGCCTGGAGCCTTTACCAGGCGTGTGAAGACCTGGTGGACCTCGAGGACAATTTCCAGGCCTGGCGCTTCCGCCACATGCGCGTGGTGCAGCGGACCATCGGCTTCAAGAAGGGCACCGGAGGCTCCTCGGGAGTCGACTTCCTCAAACGCGCACTGGACCTCACGTTCTTCCCGGAACTCTTTGCTGTCCGCACGGAAATCGGCAAGTAG
- a CDS encoding MFS transporter — protein sequence MATTTAIGCSLTKASTPSSRRNWGIVVMLLIFSMLNFADKAAIGLASKPIRETMDLSASQYGLLSSAFFWLFAIGAVALTAVFRKISYNWAVGILMITWILTMLPLTTQTTFGVLLASRIALGFFEGPAHALCQSIVHSLFPAEKRAAAGAVVTAGTSLGPLIAAPILTWIILTWDWHASFIFLIGVSLAWTAAWFLFSDRLPFRKRIETAEEKQATVDPNGDIVVPFYRLLLLPSFWGLALLSFAGYLITSLKVTWLPAFMNEGLGYSMETVGMLVAVPYVAAMAILLGAGALSGWLLKRGFSSRVARSFLTAACLLFAGVCMIAFTQVPAGPLQLALVVAAFSINSVAFAIGFAGASDFLPAHQRAAFFGCIIAAYSVAGMIAPYALGLIVENAATPAEGYSNGFFIVGIIICVFAVIGGLMLNPARARVRLLELTSIYAVRKQAAEDANTAR from the coding sequence GTGGCAACTACCACGGCCATCGGCTGCAGCCTCACCAAGGCCAGCACGCCAAGCAGCCGACGCAACTGGGGCATTGTTGTCATGCTCTTGATTTTCTCCATGCTCAACTTTGCCGACAAGGCAGCGATCGGGTTGGCCAGCAAGCCGATCCGAGAGACCATGGATCTCAGCGCCAGCCAGTACGGGTTGCTCTCCAGCGCATTCTTCTGGCTCTTTGCCATTGGAGCTGTGGCGTTGACCGCGGTTTTCCGGAAAATCTCCTACAACTGGGCCGTTGGCATCCTCATGATCACCTGGATCCTGACGATGCTGCCGCTGACCACGCAAACCACGTTTGGCGTCCTGCTGGCCAGTCGCATCGCCCTCGGATTCTTCGAAGGCCCCGCACATGCCTTGTGCCAATCAATCGTCCATAGCCTTTTCCCCGCCGAGAAGCGGGCCGCCGCCGGCGCCGTGGTCACGGCCGGAACATCGCTTGGCCCGCTGATCGCTGCCCCGATACTGACATGGATCATCCTGACGTGGGACTGGCACGCTTCGTTCATCTTCCTGATCGGCGTCAGCCTGGCATGGACCGCCGCGTGGTTCCTCTTCTCCGACCGCCTTCCTTTCCGAAAGCGCATTGAAACGGCCGAAGAGAAGCAAGCCACGGTCGATCCCAACGGCGACATCGTTGTTCCCTTCTACCGATTGTTGCTGCTCCCAAGCTTCTGGGGACTGGCACTGCTTTCCTTTGCCGGGTACCTGATCACCTCGCTCAAGGTCACGTGGCTGCCCGCCTTCATGAACGAAGGCCTGGGCTACTCGATGGAAACCGTCGGCATGCTGGTCGCCGTGCCGTACGTTGCCGCCATGGCGATCCTGCTCGGTGCGGGAGCACTCTCCGGCTGGCTGCTCAAGCGCGGATTCTCCTCCCGGGTGGCGCGCTCCTTCCTCACCGCAGCATGCCTTCTGTTCGCCGGCGTCTGCATGATCGCTTTCACCCAGGTCCCGGCGGGTCCGCTGCAATTGGCGCTGGTGGTCGCAGCCTTCTCCATCAATTCGGTCGCCTTCGCGATTGGTTTTGCTGGCGCCTCGGACTTCCTGCCCGCCCACCAGCGCGCTGCATTCTTTGGCTGCATCATCGCCGCATACTCGGTGGCAGGAATGATCGCACCCTACGCACTGGGGCTCATTGTTGAGAATGCAGCAACCCCCGCCGAGGGATACTCCAACGGGTTCTTCATCGTCGGCATCATCATCTGTGTCTTCGCCGTTATCGGCGGCCTCATGTTGAACCCCGCCCGCGCCCGGGTCCGCCTCCTGGAGCTCACTTCTATCTATGCGGTGCGCAAGCAGGCAGCCGAGGATGCCAACACGGCTCGCTGA
- a CDS encoding HNH endonuclease family protein, with protein MLSVLITTGSLVADPGTLNTIKTPAVSGSVASAASKTVVPGAKLNGPSALSTLNSLPVKGKAASTGYDRNAKFGNGWKDSDGNKCDERQDTLTRDMYKVKYKDSKNCQLASGVLKDSYTGTTINWKVNSGSVDIDHVVALKNVWISGGQKLTQAQRVAVANDPLNLMASQASANRSKGDDNAAEWLPTNKAFRCQYVATQVGVKKKYALSVTAAEKDAMKRVLQACPTQKTAAVTPIKPSGKTPAVTPSTTKNAPAKAPSANASQAKQVSPGAYCAKADVGAKGIGKKNGKTYTCKASSTEARLRWR; from the coding sequence ATGCTGTCCGTTCTCATCACGACCGGTTCGCTGGTTGCGGATCCAGGCACCCTAAACACCATAAAAACGCCAGCGGTTTCCGGATCCGTGGCTTCCGCTGCAAGCAAGACGGTCGTGCCCGGCGCGAAGCTCAACGGGCCGAGCGCACTCTCCACCCTGAACTCGCTACCCGTCAAGGGCAAGGCCGCATCCACCGGATATGACCGCAACGCAAAATTCGGCAACGGGTGGAAAGACTCCGACGGCAACAAGTGCGATGAACGCCAAGACACGCTCACGCGCGACATGTACAAGGTGAAGTACAAGGACAGCAAGAATTGCCAGCTTGCGTCGGGCGTCCTGAAGGATTCCTACACCGGGACCACCATCAACTGGAAGGTCAACAGCGGTTCCGTCGATATCGACCATGTGGTTGCCCTGAAGAACGTTTGGATCTCCGGCGGGCAAAAATTGACTCAGGCGCAGCGTGTTGCTGTGGCGAACGACCCCTTGAACCTCATGGCTTCACAGGCCTCGGCCAACCGCTCAAAGGGCGACGACAATGCTGCCGAATGGCTGCCCACGAACAAGGCCTTCCGCTGCCAGTACGTAGCCACGCAGGTCGGTGTAAAGAAGAAGTACGCGCTGTCCGTCACCGCGGCGGAGAAGGACGCCATGAAGCGCGTCCTGCAGGCTTGCCCAACGCAAAAAACCGCTGCCGTCACGCCGATCAAGCCGTCGGGCAAGACCCCCGCAGTGACGCCATCGACTACCAAGAACGCTCCGGCCAAGGCGCCATCGGCGAATGCGTCACAGGCCAAGCAGGTGTCTCCCGGCGCGTACTGTGCCAAGGCGGATGTCGGCGCAAAGGGCATTGGCAAGAAGAACGGCAAAACCTACACGTGCAAGGCAAGCAGCACGGAAGCACGCCTGCGCTGGCGCTAA
- a CDS encoding alpha/beta hydrolase: protein MNGHTLNPESLFYGTDEAQHLSLSWPANVASPRGVVALIHGGYWRSSLYASLMEPLAASLLENGWAVANIEYRRGASGPWPAPLEDCRQALSLVEAVVRERRLQGPAISIGHSVGGQLALLTAGLADAVVALAPVTDAERTYNEALGENAAREYFGTSPAETPGIYRQASAVRQLPIHTPTLLIHGANDSRVPIGHSRDYVHAAQAAGSPVFLREYKELSHLEDIDPLAAHWPDVLAWIAGVSASDGAKSEQA from the coding sequence TTGAACGGCCACACCCTGAACCCGGAGTCCCTGTTCTACGGAACCGATGAAGCGCAGCATCTGTCGCTGTCGTGGCCCGCAAATGTCGCATCCCCGCGCGGCGTCGTGGCGCTGATCCATGGCGGCTACTGGCGCTCGAGCCTGTACGCGTCGCTCATGGAGCCGCTGGCGGCCTCGCTGCTGGAGAACGGATGGGCAGTTGCCAACATCGAGTACCGCCGCGGCGCCTCCGGCCCATGGCCCGCACCCCTGGAAGACTGCCGCCAGGCGCTCAGCCTGGTTGAGGCAGTTGTGCGGGAACGCCGACTTCAGGGCCCGGCCATCAGCATCGGCCATTCGGTCGGCGGCCAGTTGGCCCTTCTCACCGCCGGCCTGGCCGATGCCGTGGTGGCGCTGGCACCCGTCACTGATGCAGAGCGGACCTACAACGAGGCCTTGGGAGAGAACGCCGCCCGGGAGTATTTCGGGACCTCCCCCGCCGAGACACCCGGGATCTACCGGCAGGCATCGGCCGTGCGGCAACTGCCGATCCACACCCCGACACTTCTCATCCACGGGGCCAACGACTCACGCGTACCCATTGGGCATTCGCGGGACTACGTGCATGCGGCGCAGGCGGCCGGCTCGCCGGTATTCCTGCGCGAATACAAGGAACTCAGCCACCTGGAAGACATCGATCCGCTGGCCGCCCACTGGCCGGATGTGCTCGCCTGGATTGCCGGGGTTTCCGCATCCGACGGGGCCAAGAGCGAACAGGCATAG
- a CDS encoding cupin domain-containing protein translates to MMEIQQGQEIILGDLPKGITLASEAMGNKTWNVLGHTYLSKVESSSSFAWLSLDPAGTGVPPHVHPAQDEHIYIMEGIYTLYLDGEWTTAGPGDTVRLPMGLPHAYYNKHETPAKSLFWVSPAGQLSTLFDELHDLTDPEEVVRLSALRDVNFLPPGSVPGA, encoded by the coding sequence ATGATGGAAATCCAGCAGGGACAGGAAATTATCCTCGGTGATTTGCCCAAGGGCATCACCCTGGCCAGCGAAGCCATGGGAAACAAGACGTGGAACGTGCTCGGGCACACCTACCTCTCCAAGGTGGAAAGCTCTTCAAGCTTTGCGTGGCTGTCCCTGGATCCAGCGGGCACCGGCGTTCCACCGCACGTGCACCCCGCCCAGGACGAACACATCTACATCATGGAAGGCATCTACACGCTCTACCTCGATGGCGAGTGGACAACCGCGGGGCCGGGCGACACCGTGCGCCTGCCCATGGGGCTTCCCCACGCGTACTACAACAAGCATGAAACACCGGCAAAGTCGCTCTTCTGGGTCAGCCCCGCAGGACAGCTCTCCACCCTCTTTGACGAGTTGCATGACCTGACCGATCCCGAGGAAGTTGTCCGCCTCTCGGCACTCCGGGATGTCAATTTCCTGCCGCCGGGTTCCGTCCCCGGAGCCTAG
- a CDS encoding FAD-dependent oxidoreductase has translation MARVFTRLVPESGRLACTGGAALIDVLIVGGGPSGLALALMLLRSGFAVRVLEARNQVGGHSRAIGIHPPGLAVLDRLGVGQDLVEQGIRISRGVGMSRRRVIAELDFSSLPVLHPFVLSLPQDRTVQRLRDRLCEVDGEALMGGVEFQRFTSRPDHHRVWACSADGESRELECRILIGADGSHSPLREAAGIRRTGQTHPDHYVMGDYFDSTGFGPVAALFLHPEGIVESFPLPGGVRRWVARVGKEDRGDLAVLVARRTGHRLDPASNSMHSRFRTSSYLVDRMNHGRIVLIGDAAHEISPIGGQGMTLGLLDAEELAPLLALAVNGRLPGEQFNGILDRFSSRRMAAARTAARQARINMVLGRPLGPSFIPLRDALASRAFASERFSASVARTFTMSNTAR, from the coding sequence ATGGCACGTGTATTCACCCGGCTTGTACCGGAATCTGGCCGTCTGGCATGCACCGGCGGCGCTGCCTTGATCGACGTGCTCATTGTCGGGGGCGGGCCGAGCGGGCTCGCACTTGCGTTGATGCTGCTGAGGTCGGGCTTCGCTGTCCGGGTGCTTGAGGCCCGCAACCAGGTCGGCGGGCATTCGCGTGCCATCGGCATCCATCCACCGGGCCTCGCGGTACTTGACCGGCTCGGCGTCGGCCAGGACCTGGTGGAGCAGGGCATCCGGATATCCCGTGGCGTGGGGATGTCCCGGCGGCGGGTGATTGCGGAACTTGATTTTTCGTCTCTGCCGGTTCTCCATCCATTTGTGCTGTCCCTGCCCCAGGACCGGACGGTTCAGAGGCTAAGGGACCGGTTGTGCGAAGTTGACGGCGAGGCCCTCATGGGCGGCGTGGAGTTTCAGCGCTTCACTTCCCGTCCCGATCACCATCGAGTTTGGGCTTGCAGCGCGGACGGAGAATCGCGGGAACTTGAATGCCGAATTCTCATCGGCGCCGACGGAAGCCACTCACCGCTCAGGGAAGCCGCGGGGATCCGGCGTACCGGACAAACCCATCCCGACCACTACGTCATGGGCGACTATTTCGACTCCACGGGATTTGGTCCGGTCGCCGCGCTTTTCCTGCACCCCGAGGGAATCGTTGAGTCGTTTCCGCTGCCCGGCGGTGTACGCAGATGGGTGGCCCGGGTGGGGAAAGAGGATCGCGGCGATCTCGCCGTCCTCGTGGCTCGGCGCACCGGCCATCGACTGGATCCCGCGAGCAACTCAATGCATAGCCGCTTCCGCACGTCCAGTTACCTGGTGGACCGGATGAACCATGGTCGGATCGTACTCATCGGCGATGCCGCCCATGAGATCAGCCCCATCGGAGGTCAAGGCATGACGCTTGGATTGCTTGATGCCGAAGAACTGGCGCCCTTGCTTGCGTTGGCCGTCAACGGCCGGCTGCCCGGCGAACAATTCAACGGGATCCTTGACCGGTTCTCGTCGCGCCGCATGGCTGCCGCACGAACGGCCGCCCGTCAGGCCCGGATCAACATGGTCCTGGGACGGCCGCTCGGCCCGTCCTTCATTCCCTTGCGCGATGCCCTGGCATCGCGGGCGTTTGCCTCCGAGCGGTTCTCCGCCTCCGTTGCACGGACCTTCACCATGAGCAACACCGCTCGATAG
- a CDS encoding methyltransferase domain-containing protein produces the protein MDRPDCDPLLLERTYAQFPLVNRFVSGWRQVYVALIRPALPRNRTGTILDIGCGGGDITRNLFRWATADGFDVRVVGIDPDARAHDYAVRSAAKAGIDPTLLEFRRAASSELVSRGERFDVVVSNHVLHHLGPVELAGVFADTERLARTLAIHSDIRRRRSALVFFGLATLPLDRSSYIRRDGLTSIRRSFTADELSRVVRPEWHVYSPGLYRNLAVWHAPAALP, from the coding sequence ATGGACAGGCCGGATTGCGACCCGCTGCTGTTGGAACGGACCTATGCCCAATTCCCCCTGGTGAACAGGTTCGTCTCCGGGTGGCGGCAGGTGTATGTGGCGCTGATCCGGCCGGCGCTTCCGCGCAACCGCACCGGCACCATCCTGGACATCGGCTGCGGCGGCGGGGACATTACCCGGAACTTGTTTCGCTGGGCCACGGCCGACGGGTTTGACGTGAGGGTCGTGGGCATCGACCCGGATGCACGCGCCCACGACTATGCCGTTCGCTCCGCAGCCAAGGCGGGAATCGACCCGACCCTCCTGGAATTCCGTAGGGCCGCCAGCTCCGAGTTGGTGAGCAGGGGGGAACGATTCGACGTAGTGGTCTCCAACCACGTGCTCCATCATCTGGGCCCGGTGGAGTTGGCGGGGGTGTTCGCCGACACCGAACGACTCGCGCGCACCCTGGCCATACACAGCGATATCCGCCGCAGGCGCTCCGCCCTGGTTTTCTTCGGCCTGGCCACCTTGCCGTTGGACCGGTCCTCGTACATTCGCCGCGACGGCCTCACCTCGATCCGCCGCAGCTTCACCGCGGACGAGCTTTCGCGCGTGGTGCGCCCGGAATGGCACGTGTATTCACCCGGCTTGTACCGGAATCTGGCCGTCTGGCATGCACCGGCGGCGCTGCCTTGA
- a CDS encoding type III polyketide synthase has product MSVMMRTIQTAVPPTILYQDKARDVFASQPGLTRLGQRLIATSFDSAQISTRHTAVKEFTTESVAKNPDFFDADSGLLLSPSTKVRNELFASIAPGLYIEAAQKALGACPDLTSADVSHVITVSCTGFYNPGPDYQLVRALGLSPSTQRYHLGFMGCYAAFPALRAAKSFCDADPNAVVLVVCAELCSLHVRSSNDPDTIMGSALFADGAAAAIVTARDHHGPGMQLDHFETVLTPVGEEAMAWNIGDEGFEMVLGTYVPHIIDDHIVGALAPLLARDGSLDTTYANIPHWGIHPGGRAILDRVQKRLELSEEQLMPARRVLNDYGNMSSSTVMFVLKDIMEENLPRVAPAGERVCSMAFGPGLTVETSLMTLLPGRAG; this is encoded by the coding sequence ATGTCGGTGATGATGAGAACCATCCAAACAGCAGTACCCCCCACGATCCTGTATCAGGACAAGGCACGCGACGTCTTTGCCTCCCAGCCCGGCTTGACCCGGCTGGGACAGCGGTTGATCGCCACGTCCTTCGATTCGGCCCAGATTTCCACAAGGCACACGGCGGTCAAGGAATTCACCACCGAATCCGTGGCCAAAAACCCGGACTTCTTCGACGCCGATTCGGGGCTTTTGCTCAGTCCCAGCACCAAGGTTCGCAACGAGCTTTTTGCCTCGATCGCGCCGGGGCTCTACATCGAAGCGGCACAGAAGGCGCTTGGTGCATGCCCGGATCTCACTTCCGCCGACGTATCGCATGTCATCACCGTTTCCTGCACTGGTTTCTACAATCCGGGGCCCGACTACCAACTGGTCAGGGCCCTGGGCCTGAGCCCTTCCACCCAGCGATACCACCTTGGTTTCATGGGCTGCTATGCGGCGTTCCCCGCATTGCGTGCTGCCAAGAGCTTCTGCGACGCAGACCCGAACGCCGTGGTGCTGGTGGTGTGCGCCGAGCTCTGTTCCCTGCATGTACGTAGTTCGAATGATCCTGACACCATCATGGGTTCCGCGCTCTTTGCCGACGGGGCCGCAGCCGCCATCGTCACGGCACGCGACCACCATGGGCCGGGAATGCAACTGGACCACTTTGAAACCGTCCTCACCCCCGTCGGCGAAGAGGCAATGGCCTGGAACATCGGGGATGAGGGATTCGAAATGGTCCTGGGCACCTACGTTCCCCACATCATCGACGATCATATTGTCGGAGCGCTGGCCCCGTTGCTTGCCCGGGATGGATCCTTGGATACGACCTATGCCAACATTCCGCACTGGGGAATCCATCCCGGCGGCCGGGCGATCCTGGACCGGGTGCAAAAACGCCTGGAGCTCAGCGAGGAGCAGCTGATGCCGGCGCGCAGGGTGCTCAACGACTATGGCAACATGTCCAGTTCCACCGTGATGTTCGTGCTCAAGGACATCATGGAGGAAAACCTGCCACGTGTGGCCCCGGCCGGCGAGCGCGTGTGTTCCATGGCTTTCGGGCCGGGGCTGACGGTGGAGACTTCGTTGATGACCCTGCTGCCGGGAAGAGCGGGCTGA
- a CDS encoding fasciclin domain-containing protein — MKRMNSKFAAALGLIAVATVGLTACSSGTGSTTTESMAPSAPMATSSAPAMPSGSAMATESAMDPAANLVGSACAAYAKAVPSGDGSVAGMAKDPVAVAASNNPLLKTLTAAVSGKLNPKVDLVDTLNGGEFTVFAPVDEAFAAIPEKDLSAVVADAATLSSILTYHVVAGQIAPSDIDGTHKTVEGQDVKVTGSGDDIMVNEAKVICGGVQTANATVYLIDTVLMPPAKK, encoded by the coding sequence ATGAAGCGCATGAACAGCAAGTTTGCTGCAGCACTCGGATTGATCGCAGTTGCCACGGTAGGGCTGACCGCTTGCTCGTCGGGCACGGGGAGCACCACCACCGAGTCCATGGCACCTTCGGCCCCGATGGCCACCTCCAGCGCACCGGCAATGCCTAGCGGCTCCGCGATGGCCACTGAATCGGCAATGGATCCGGCAGCCAACTTGGTTGGTTCCGCCTGCGCAGCATATGCCAAGGCAGTTCCCAGCGGCGATGGATCGGTGGCTGGAATGGCCAAGGATCCGGTGGCCGTGGCGGCCTCCAACAACCCGCTGCTCAAGACCCTGACGGCCGCAGTCTCGGGCAAGCTGAATCCCAAGGTCGACCTTGTCGACACGCTCAATGGTGGAGAGTTCACCGTTTTTGCCCCGGTTGATGAAGCCTTTGCCGCCATCCCGGAAAAGGACCTCAGCGCGGTGGTTGCCGATGCCGCAACCCTCAGCAGCATCCTGACCTACCACGTGGTCGCCGGCCAGATCGCACCGAGCGACATCGACGGGACTCACAAGACCGTCGAAGGCCAGGACGTGAAGGTCACCGGCAGCGGTGACGACATCATGGTCAATGAAGCCAAGGTGATTTGCGGTGGCGTTCAGACCGCCAATGCAACCGTCTACCTCATCGACACGGTGCTGATGCCGCCGGCAAAGAAGTAA
- the sigK gene encoding ECF RNA polymerase sigma factor SigK: protein MSSHRLGEAEQVSVPTPEDLMLQIATGNENAFEELYDRLSSQVFGLIRRILKDEAQSEEVTQEVFVEAWQQATRFDAARGKAITWLLTLAHRRAVDRVRASQASKDRDLREGIKEFQESYDDVEETAIQHDESRRVLQALERLSETQRDAIQLAYFGGYTHIEVAELLKIPVGTAKTRIRDGMNRLRDLMGVA, encoded by the coding sequence ATGAGCTCACATCGACTTGGTGAAGCGGAACAGGTTTCAGTTCCCACACCCGAAGACTTGATGCTCCAGATCGCCACGGGCAATGAGAACGCTTTCGAAGAGCTCTATGACCGCTTGTCTTCCCAGGTCTTTGGTCTCATTCGACGCATTTTGAAGGATGAGGCGCAAAGCGAAGAAGTGACGCAAGAGGTATTCGTGGAGGCCTGGCAGCAAGCAACCCGTTTCGACGCGGCCAGAGGGAAAGCGATTACATGGCTGTTGACCTTGGCGCACCGCAGAGCCGTTGACAGGGTTAGGGCAAGCCAGGCCAGCAAGGATCGTGACCTTCGCGAAGGCATCAAGGAATTCCAGGAAAGCTATGATGACGTTGAAGAAACGGCCATCCAACACGACGAAAGTCGTCGCGTCCTCCAAGCCCTTGAACGGCTCAGTGAAACACAGCGCGACGCCATCCAGCTGGCGTATTTCGGCGGCTACACACATATAGAAGTGGCCGAATTACTCAAGATCCCGGTGGGGACCGCAAAAACGCGAATACGCGATGGCATGAACAGACTTCGAGACCTGATGGGGGTGGCGTGA
- a CDS encoding anti-sigma factor, with protein sequence MEEHKNELTGSFALNALGDSERDEVLQQAEASEAVRDEIDALQETAALLGLSAEPVEPPARVKANIMAAIRNTPQLPPVQTEAGEPAEPVAETPPAEPAAEGAPGNPPSQSHEPTATAPAAGKTSQRMFALAAGVLLIASGVLTGVVVNQNAQQERLEQQLSALNDKQAELTKILTATDVKSKTQRMDDGARVTLAYSAAEGMMAVTTEGLPTLPSDKGYELWLISDTGAVSAGMVDGTNTDGMVMVSGPMEGVTHFGITVEPATGSPAPTTEPIMVQAL encoded by the coding sequence ATGGAAGAGCACAAGAACGAGCTGACCGGCAGCTTTGCCCTAAACGCACTTGGCGATTCGGAGCGCGACGAAGTACTTCAGCAGGCAGAGGCATCCGAAGCCGTCCGCGACGAAATCGATGCCCTGCAGGAAACCGCTGCACTCCTTGGGCTCTCTGCTGAACCCGTGGAACCTCCGGCCAGGGTCAAGGCAAACATCATGGCCGCCATCCGCAACACCCCTCAGCTTCCGCCCGTTCAAACGGAAGCGGGAGAGCCGGCCGAGCCTGTCGCGGAAACGCCGCCCGCCGAACCGGCTGCCGAAGGTGCACCGGGGAACCCCCCATCCCAAAGCCACGAGCCAACGGCAACGGCACCCGCAGCGGGCAAAACGAGCCAGCGAATGTTCGCGTTGGCGGCCGGTGTCCTGTTGATCGCCTCCGGTGTCCTGACAGGGGTGGTGGTGAACCAAAATGCGCAGCAGGAACGGCTCGAGCAGCAGCTTTCCGCCTTGAACGACAAGCAGGCCGAATTGACCAAGATCCTGACGGCCACTGACGTGAAGTCCAAGACCCAGCGGATGGATGACGGAGCCCGGGTTACCCTGGCGTACTCGGCCGCCGAAGGGATGATGGCGGTGACCACGGAGGGCCTGCCGACGTTGCCCAGCGACAAGGGATATGAACTGTGGCTGATCTCGGATACCGGAGCGGTATCCGCGGGCATGGTCGATGGAACGAATACCGACGGAATGGTCATGGTTTCCGGCCCGATGGAGGGTGTCACGCACTTCGGCATCACCGTGGAACCTGCCACCGGCTCACCGGCTCCAACGACCGAACCGATCATGGTCCAAGCTCTCTGA